In one window of Branchiostoma floridae strain S238N-H82 chromosome 14, Bfl_VNyyK, whole genome shotgun sequence DNA:
- the LOC118431161 gene encoding uncharacterized protein LOC118431161 — protein sequence MALRSEFEDSPAVSASLAPVVDEMAKTIAAIKTSIGDVSAAIDNKTILKTKVHEPYFTYATKSQRLYLGDHLASIGAAQVFTENIQCLRKMDHGGFSEDVWPYMYVLYSCCNSHSDISQKFSEELGKAGIIPILIQDLREFKETCTTDRNHKDIVDRLMGTLYNMSRFSSIRPLFSENNAIGSLIPYLKADNEKFKTFATFTLAYIIDEENLRIMTDPSVIRFIIAMFTKAVDDGRKRYTVDGTSFSAAELAMGIERLAVNDTSDDNNKLTLVAEGVLPPLFKLMTEGDEEEQLHSIQAISQLAFHPDNREKILIVTPKLRQFKSSKNPDVAAAASGALWQLQDAESRHQNGVAYGGGDAGNGRKGSHVRHVMLSYQWDNQELVKKIKTMLEASGYNVWMDIDRMGGSTLQAMAKAVEGAAVVLICMTRKYKESANCRGECEYTRERGTDIIPLKMEDSYRPDGWLGFLVGARLYFNFDCRDRFEDVMARLMREIGDRGKGRAPDVTEVGSVTELEVDPMTPRPQGPKPHSWVRQEVRIWAQENKLEGNLEKLEPEDLHFLRRMRKEAPAEFYKSIEDELGLKSISSKRKFCDALEMLEKTRQLQTSREDKSAVKGSSSCQLI from the exons ATGGCGTTACGTTCGGAATTCGAAGACTCGCCGGCTGTGTCTGCATCCCTTGCACCAGTTGTGGATGAAATGGCCAAGACCATTGCTGCAATAAAGACCAGTATCGGGGACGTGTCCGCTGCGATAGACAACAAAACCATTCTGAAGACCAAGGTCCATGAGCCATACTTCACGTATGCAACGAAATCGCAAAGACTCTACCTGGGCGACCATCTTGCCAGCATCGGTGCCGCACAAGTCTTCACCGAAAACATCCAGTGTTTGCGGAAGATGGACCATGGCGGGTTTTCTGAGGATGTCTGGCCCTACATGTACGTCCTGTACAGCTGCTGCAATAGCCACTCGGACATCAGTCAAAAATTTTCTGAAGAACTGGGGAAGGCTGGGATCATCCCTATCCTTATTCAGGACCTTCGGGAATTCAAGGAGACTTGTACAACTGATCGG AACCATAAGGACATAGTGGACAGACTGATGGGTACCCTGTACAACATGTCTCGGTTCTCCAGTATCAGGCCGCTCTTCAGCGAGAACAACGCCATAGGAAGTCTTATTCCGTATCTCAAGGCGGACAACGAGAAGTTCAAGACCTTCGCTACCTTTACACTGGCGTACATAATTG ACGAGGAAAACCTGCGGATAATGACGGACCCCTCCGTCATCCGTTTCATCATCGCGATGTTCACCAAGGCCGTGGATGATGGGAGGAAGCGGTACACGGTGGACGGTACCAGCTTCAGCGCCGCCGAGCTGGCCATGGGGATAGAGAGGCTGGCCGTGAACGACACTTCTGATGACAATAACAAG CTGACACTAGTTGCTGAAGGAGTCCTCCCTCCTCTGTTCAAACTGATGACTGAAGGAGATGAAGAGGAGCAGCTTCATTCGATCCAGGCCATCTCCCAACTCGCCTTCCATCCAGACAACAGGGAGAAGATCCTGATAGTCACCCCAAAGCTGCGGCAGTTCAAGTCAAGTAAAAACCCCGATGTAGCAGCGGCCGCTAGCGGAGCTCTGTGGCAACTGCAGGATGCAGAGTCCCGTCATCAGAATG GTGTAGCGTACGGTGGCGGCGATGCAGGTAATGGCAGAAAAGGCAGCCACGTTCGTCACGTGATGCTCAGCTACCAATGGGACAACCAGGAATTAGTTAAGAAG ATAAAAACCATGTTGGAGGCCAGCGGATATAACGTCTGGATGGACATAGACCGGATGGGCGGATCTACCCTTCAGGCTATGGCCAAGGCAGTGGAGGGCGCAGCTGTGGTGCTGATTTGTATGACGCGCAAGTACAAGGAGAGCGCCAACTGCAGGGGAG AATGTGAATATACCCGAGAGAGGGGAACAGACATCATCCCGCTGAAGATGGAGGACAGCTACAGGCCTGACGGCTGGCTGGGCTTCCTGGTGGGGGCTCGGCTCTACTTCAACTTCGACTGCAGGGACAGGTTCGAGGACGTGATGGCGCGGCTAATGAGAGAAATAG GTGACCGGGGAAAAGGTCGTGCCCCTGACGTCACGGAGGTGGGTTCAGTTACAGAGCTCGAGGTAGACCCGATGACGCCCAGACCACAGGGACCGAAACCTCACAGCTGGGTGCGGCAGGAAGTCAGGATATGGGCTCAGGAGAATAAGCTTGAAGG AAATCTGGAAAAGTTGGAACCAGAGGATTTACACTTCCTGCGCAGGATGAGGAAGGAG GCTCCTGCTGAGTTTTACAAGTCTATTGAGGATGAGCTGGGACTGAAGAGCATCTCCAGCAAGAGGAAGTTCTGTGATGCGCTGGAGATGCTGGAGAAGACACGACAGTTACAAACGTCTAGGGAAGACAAATCCGCGGTTAAAGGATCCTCATCCTGTCAGTTAATCTAA